In the Jatrophihabitans endophyticus genome, one interval contains:
- the nuoK gene encoding NADH-quinone oxidoreductase subunit NuoK, with protein sequence MNPSYYLILSAALFTIGAVGVLVRRNAIVVFMSVELMLNAVNLSLVTFSRINGNLEGQVMAFFVMVVAAAEVVVGLAIIMAIFRTRRSASVDDANLLKY encoded by the coding sequence ATGAACCCGTCGTACTACCTGATCCTGTCCGCGGCGCTGTTCACGATCGGCGCGGTCGGCGTGCTCGTCCGCCGCAACGCGATCGTGGTGTTCATGTCGGTCGAGCTGATGCTCAACGCCGTGAACCTCTCGCTCGTCACGTTCTCGCGGATCAACGGCAATCTCGAGGGGCAGGTCATGGCCTTCTTCGTCATGGTCGTCGCGGCCGCCGAGGTCGTCGTGGGGCTCGCGATCATCATGGCCATCTTCCGAACCCGCAGGTCCGCGTCGGTCGACGACGCCAACCTGCTGAAGTACTAG
- a CDS encoding NADH-quinone oxidoreductase subunit J: protein MAVELLAAPLTNGTVPLGEAVAFWILGPVSLAGAVGMVLFRNAIHSALSLVATMMSLGAFYVIQQGPFLGLVQIIVYTGAIMILFLFVLMLVGRDSSDSIVETLRGQRWAAALFGLAFALLVAIGIAKAFEGDQTPADLDAANANGGNVNSIAQLLFTKYLFVFELTSALLIIAAVGAMVLAHIEREGRKPTQKSLARERIRSGRPQPLPGPGVLSTGNSIGTPALLPDGTISHESTMVGHEEFPPYEGVPGVLDPSDYSDAEARSTTK from the coding sequence ATGGCAGTTGAGCTGCTGGCGGCGCCGCTGACGAACGGCACCGTCCCGCTGGGCGAGGCGGTCGCGTTCTGGATCCTGGGGCCGGTCTCGCTGGCCGGCGCGGTCGGCATGGTGCTGTTCCGCAACGCGATCCACTCGGCGCTGTCGCTCGTCGCGACGATGATGAGCCTGGGCGCGTTCTACGTGATCCAGCAGGGACCGTTCCTCGGTCTGGTGCAGATCATCGTCTACACCGGCGCGATCATGATCCTGTTCCTGTTCGTCCTCATGCTGGTGGGCCGCGACTCGTCGGACTCCATCGTCGAGACGTTGCGGGGTCAGCGGTGGGCCGCCGCGCTGTTCGGGCTGGCGTTCGCCCTGCTCGTCGCGATCGGTATCGCGAAGGCGTTCGAGGGCGATCAGACACCGGCCGATCTCGATGCGGCGAACGCGAACGGCGGCAACGTCAACTCCATCGCGCAGCTGCTGTTCACGAAGTACCTGTTCGTGTTCGAGCTGACGTCGGCGCTGCTCATCATCGCCGCGGTGGGCGCCATGGTGCTCGCCCACATCGAGCGCGAGGGTCGCAAGCCCACGCAGAAGTCGCTCGCCCGCGAGCGCATCCGCAGCGGCCGGCCGCAGCCGCTGCCCGGACCCGGCGTGCTGTCCACCGGCAACTCGATCGGCACGCCCGCGCTGCTGCCCGACGGCACCATCTCGCACGAGTCGACGATGGTCGGCCACGAGGAGTTCCCGCCCTACGAGGGCGTCCCCGGCGTGCTCGACCCGAGCGACTACAGCGACGCGGAAGCGAGGTCGACGACGAAATGA
- the nuoI gene encoding NADH-quinone oxidoreductase subunit NuoI, which translates to MFKKVYTQQYPFDYYGTKPRYHGRHVLNRHPDGLEKCVGCELCAWACPADAIYVEGGDNTDEQRFSPGERYGKVYQINYLRCIFCGLCIEACPTRSLTMSNEYELALDDRQQLIYTKEQLMAPLLPGMEAPPHPMRLGDDEKDYYASRSQAPLQQGEPQSTANVAGRPITGHANRMGQHHGS; encoded by the coding sequence ATGTTCAAGAAGGTCTACACGCAGCAGTACCCGTTCGACTACTACGGCACCAAGCCGCGCTATCACGGCCGGCACGTGCTGAACCGGCACCCGGACGGCCTGGAGAAGTGCGTCGGCTGCGAGCTCTGCGCATGGGCCTGCCCCGCCGACGCGATCTACGTCGAGGGCGGCGACAACACCGACGAGCAGCGCTTCTCGCCCGGCGAGCGGTACGGCAAGGTCTATCAGATCAACTACCTGCGCTGTATCTTCTGCGGGCTGTGCATCGAGGCCTGCCCGACGCGGTCGCTCACGATGTCCAACGAGTACGAGCTCGCCCTCGACGACCGCCAGCAGCTGATCTACACCAAGGAACAGCTGATGGCGCCGCTGCTGCCCGGCATGGAGGCGCCGCCGCACCCGATGCGGCTCGGCGACGACGAGAAGGACTACTACGCGAGCCGCTCGCAGGCGCCGCTGCAGCAGGGCGAGCCGCAGAGCACGGCCAACGTCGCGGGCAGGCCGATCACGGGCCACGCCAACCGGATGGGGCAGCACCATGGCAGTTGA
- the nuoH gene encoding NADH-quinone oxidoreductase subunit NuoH gives MDVLAAGQNLPGFGDQPIWLTALKVLGVFVYLVLMTLFTIVFERKVVGRMQNRIGPNRVGPWGVLQSLADGMKLAFKEEIIPVLADKPVYYIAPIVSAVPAFLAFSVIPFGPEVSIFGHHTALQLTDLPVGVLVVFACSSLGVYGIVLSGWASGSTYPLLGGLRSAAQMISYEVGMGLSMVAVFLFSDTMSTSGIVAKQNHLWNVIPLIVSFAIYAVSVVGETNRAPFDLPEAESELVGGFHTEYSSFKFAMFFLAEYINMVTVSALATTLFLGGWRAPVPLSLWHGANAGWWPILWFTAKVIAILFVFVWLRGTLPRLRYDQFMAFGWKALIPINLVWILAVTAIHVLRDRGWPAWQATLVPLAIVLFVIVIPAVMVWDGASARRAADLEDDEDDHARYEPTFPTPPMDLVVPTPPRSLATAGVRRRPAEIEGDDTDV, from the coding sequence ATGGACGTTCTCGCAGCAGGGCAGAACCTGCCCGGCTTCGGTGACCAGCCGATCTGGCTCACCGCGCTCAAGGTGCTCGGCGTCTTCGTCTACCTGGTGCTGATGACGCTGTTCACCATCGTCTTCGAGCGCAAGGTCGTCGGTCGGATGCAGAACCGCATCGGGCCGAACCGCGTGGGCCCGTGGGGTGTGCTGCAGTCGCTCGCCGACGGCATGAAGCTCGCCTTCAAGGAAGAGATCATCCCGGTCCTGGCCGACAAGCCGGTGTACTACATCGCGCCCATCGTCTCGGCCGTGCCGGCCTTCCTCGCCTTCTCGGTGATCCCGTTCGGGCCCGAGGTGTCGATCTTCGGTCACCACACCGCGCTGCAGCTGACCGACCTGCCGGTGGGCGTCCTCGTCGTCTTCGCCTGCTCGTCGCTCGGCGTCTACGGCATCGTGCTCTCGGGCTGGGCGTCCGGATCGACCTACCCGCTACTCGGCGGGCTGCGCTCGGCGGCCCAGATGATCTCCTACGAGGTCGGCATGGGTCTGTCGATGGTGGCGGTGTTCCTCTTCTCCGACACCATGTCCACGTCGGGCATCGTGGCCAAGCAGAACCACCTCTGGAACGTCATCCCGCTGATCGTGTCGTTCGCGATCTACGCGGTGTCGGTCGTCGGCGAGACGAACCGCGCCCCGTTCGACCTGCCCGAGGCCGAGTCGGAGCTCGTCGGCGGCTTCCACACCGAGTACTCCTCGTTCAAGTTCGCGATGTTCTTCCTCGCCGAGTACATCAACATGGTCACCGTCTCGGCGCTCGCCACCACGCTGTTCCTCGGCGGCTGGCGCGCCCCGGTGCCGCTGTCGCTCTGGCACGGCGCGAACGCCGGCTGGTGGCCGATCCTGTGGTTCACGGCCAAGGTCATCGCGATCCTGTTCGTCTTCGTCTGGCTGCGCGGCACGCTGCCCCGGCTGCGCTACGACCAGTTCATGGCGTTCGGCTGGAAGGCGCTCATCCCGATCAACCTGGTCTGGATCCTCGCCGTCACTGCGATCCACGTGCTGCGCGACCGCGGCTGGCCGGCCTGGCAGGCCACGCTCGTGCCACTGGCCATCGTGCTGTTCGTCATCGTCATCCCGGCGGTGATGGTGTGGGACGGTGCGTCCGCGCGCCGCGCCGCCGACCTCGAGGACGACGAGGACGACCACGCCCGCTACGAGCCCACCTTCCCGACGCCCCCGATGGACCTCGTCGTTCCCACACCGCCGCGGTCGCTGGCCACGGCCGGGGTCCGCCGCCGCCCCGCCGAGATCGAAGGCGATGACACCGATGTCTGA